One Plasmodium vinckei vinckei genome assembly, chromosome: PVVCY_09 genomic region harbors:
- a CDS encoding apicoplast import protein Tic20, putative, giving the protein MVKLLLPILLCFVLLLTNISCFLNDKNIKVYNVIKKNSNVFIHNKSIINKRSVNLMVFKKYNKNKYPIKFLKKTQLNASLDNKSNFSFYGETNVTIFDKLMASTAYILPFMDAVQAYMMPLLNMLPFHLHKYLFLIEKFNNIYMSIPFSSFGTFMGLYFMFVKENKFKFHYFIKYHHMQGLILSMFGYALALFYFRVFPYSYNDTDIFNLTVLYSSMSIYFGSLIIPFMASLLGYYIEIPVISEAIKLHIGDKKKKENTDL; this is encoded by the exons atGGTTAAATTATTGTTACCTATTTTACTatgttttgttttgttacttacaaatatatcatgttttttaaatgataaaaatataaaagtttACAATGTGATTAAAAAGAATAGCAATGTTTTTATACACAACAAAagtataattaataaaaggaGTGTAAATTTGATggtctttaaaaaatataataaaaataaatatcctattaaatttttaaaaaaaacacaacTTAATGCATCACTAGATAATAAATCGAATTTCTCATTCTATGGTGAAACAAATGTAACAATATTTGACAAGTTGATGGCATCGACTGCTTATATTCTCCCATTTATGGATGCAGTACAA GCATATATGATGCCCCTCTTAAATATGCTACCATTTCATTTACACAA GtacctttttttaattgaaaaatttaacaacatatatatgtccATTCCATTCTCTTCCTTTGGTACCTTCATGGgcttatattttatgtttgtTAAAGAAAACAAATTCAAATTTCACTACTTTATTAAATATCACCACATGCag GGGTTAATATTATCCATGTTTGGATATGCCTTAgccttattttattttcgagtttttccatattcatataatgatacagatatatttaatttaacaGTTTTATACTCAAGTATGTCCATTTATTTTGGATCATTAATTATTCCTTTTATGGCTTCTTTATTGGGATA TTACATCGAAATACCAGTTATTTCTGAAGCCATCAAATTGCACATTGGggataaaaagaaaaaagaaaatacagacttataa
- a CDS encoding transcription initiation factor IIF subunit beta, putative: MISGKSNDAISKSPLKSNSIKLIKVPKFVASQWLEYNDKDIVGLLEENNNEISAIYIQKENSEEVKKLPCNKNSTVSTYILKEEKVSLNINNKNPNSVNNNLSNKTNENMNQDNLEADKEAVDYVVCADIINNCSYTYSFLPTLDKDYSLVLKERHYKMNVKKDRYTIIETRNEDNIDSSHTLFKYYNTAEDGSNSNLNSKDPRDNNIDNSNKYGKSNKRGLMDNDSNIGPYSASKQKAKQAKKMHVFDLDKTKISMFKIFEKEGKKGVPFSFFSKSFSIPSNYIKNILDEIAVKRKRVSDKKTVYFLKDYIS, translated from the coding sequence atgataagtGGGAAAAGCAATGATGCGATATCAAAGAGTCCTTTAAAAAGCAACAGTATAAAACTAATAAAAGTTCCGAAATTTGTTGCAAGTCAATGGCTtgaatataatgataaagatATTGTTGGATTACTTGAAGAAaacaataatgaaatatcagctatatatattcagaAAGAAAATAGTGAAGaggtaaaaaaattaccatgtaataaaaatagtacaGTAAGTACATATATACTAAAAGAGGAAAAGGTATCACTAAAcataaacaataaaaatccAAACtctgtaaataataatttgagtaataaaacaaatgagAATATGAATCAAGATAACTTAGAAGCTGATAAAGAAGCAGTAGATTATGTTGTTTGTGctgatataataaataattgtaGTTACACATATTCATTTCTACCAACATTAGATAAGGATTATTCTTTAGTATTAAAGGAAAGGcattataaaatgaatgTTAAAAAAGATAGATATACAATTATTGAAACAAGAAATGAAGATAATATAGATTCATCTCATACtttgtttaaatattataacacGGCTGAGGACGGATCAAATAGCAATTTAAATAGTAAAGATCCGAGAGacaataatattgataatagtaataaatatggtAAAAGCAATAAGCGTGGGCTTATGGATAATGATAGTAATATTGGGCCATATTCGGCATCTAAACAAAAAGCAAAacaagcaaaaaaaatgcatgtTTTTGATTTAGATAAAACTAAAATTAGtatgtttaaaatatttgaaaaggAGGGTAAAAAAGGAGTcccattttcttttttttctaaaagtTTTAGCATACcatcaaattatataaaaaatatattagatGAAATAGCtgttaaaagaaaaagagtttctgataaaaaaactgtttattttttgaaagaTTACATaagttaa
- a CDS encoding coatomer subunit gamma, putative, with product MLKQMIIKDKVQRNLLKDSRYEDEKFFVNPHDGDKANVLQETRVFSSYPLNIQKCLNILTKILYLINKNEASLTSQECTEIFFSITKLFQSNNERLRRMVYLVIKSLPVSEKEVFIVTSSLTKDMNSSNDCYRANAIRVLSQTIDSLLAAQIERYLKTAIVDKNPFVSSSALLCGLNLFINTSSDIVKRWINEVSECINSKHPMIQFHALTLLCSIKYNDKLALEKIISSYGKRSSNLTGSLANCLLIKYAAHLIYHTQIGGDMLNANNNSVPYNNTTPNINNTNNQTIHPTTKVCFDFLKLCLKSKDTVVLYEAVKSIVELATYDLEGRNTTTIFNVEILTDCLKVCKLFLLSTKTIEKFCIIRKINKLSHYRPMIISKLNEDIETLLTDENKNICVLAFTTLLKTGSEQNIDELLNQINTYMNSDNNSSFKIQIIQEVKNLCFIYPNKSKVILNFLSNNLRDDESYKFKSTIIDTIILIITQIPNSEENAILQLCEFIEDCEYNSLLLRVIRFLLLHIPKTKKPSKYIRYIYNRLILESSTIRADGMYALFYIALKCQNNSKDILFLLKCLLIDSDDEVRDRTNLFYHMLKEKIQKLDEEVGKVENEQNEEVKNKQDPLVNQIIFDNNYIDVEKIIAGISTHMQNHLESEFDHEQIKDDVLYTTELSREGLGSSQNIYLKKKSSYFEMQNNASNIPKFVEHLTDQSYIENVSPLVEKYNMGSLKLITKHTPLTETEAEYTVFVKKYIYLNYIVLGFTINNTLNDQILSDVNLQINSYEKKWTILEKTTIKNIYYNQPQNLYILLKKNIPFNISLDSNDSTSEPNNNSQTQPDQIPQTDENDGFDVSQSFQCSLHFYVKENEMDDGYPDSYSINNMNIQITDFINACILRNSEFKLLWDNMSQYNSECTSKFSLNFENIQAAVTGLLNNLNMSPCDNTNIVDPNSNTHNMLLYARFLNQTNVLCMTSLIISQQYGCLLKIISRSTNKHLSEYLIKSLE from the coding sequence ATGTTGAAACAAATGattataaaagataaagTTCAGAGAAATTTACTTAAAGATTCGAGGTATGAAGatgaaaaattttttgtaaaccCTCATGATGGTGATAAAGCAAATGTATTACAAGAAACTCGTGTATTTTCAAGCTATCCTTTAAATATccaaaaatgtttaaatatattaacaaaaatattatacctaattaataaaaatgaagcaAGCTTAACATCACAAGAATGTActgaaattttttttagcattacaaaattatttcaatcaaataatgaaaGATTAAGAAGGATGGTATATCTAGTTATTAAAAGTTTACCTGTTAGTGAAAAAGAAGTTTTTATAGTTACAAGCTCATTAACAAAGGATATGAATTCTTCAAATGATTGTTATAGAGCTAATGCTATTCGAGTTTTAAGTCAAACTATTGATTCATTATTAGCTGCACAAATAGAAagatatttaaaaacagCCATTGTTGATAAAAACCCATTTGTTTCTTCATCTGCTTTATTATGTGGTTTAAATCTATTTATAAACACATCTAGTGATATTGTAAAAAGATGGATTAACGAAGTTAGTGAATGTATAAACAGTAAACATCCTATGATTCAATTCCATGCTTTAACATTATTATGTtccattaaatataatgataaattagctttagaaaaaattataagttCATATGGTAAACGCTCATCAAACTTAACAGGTTCTTTAGCTAACTGCTTACTTATCAAATATGCAGCACATCTAATATATCATACACAAATTGGAGGAGATATGTTaaatgcaaataataattccgTTCCTTACAATAATACTACACCAAATATTAACAACACAAATAATCAAACTATACATCCAACTACTAAAGTTTGTTTTGATTTTCTTAAGTTATGTTTAAAAAGTAAAGATACAGTTGTTTTATATGAAGCTGTTAAATCGATTGTCGAATTAGCTACCTATGATTTAGAAGGTCGTAATACTACcacaatttttaatgttGAAATATTAACAGATTGCTTAAAAGTTTGTAAACTTTTCTTATTGTCAACAAAAACAATTGAAAAGTTTTGTATAATTAGaaagataaataaattatcacATTATAGACCTATGATTATTTCAAAGTTAAATGAAGATATAGAAACATTGCTAACTGAtgagaataaaaatatttgtgtTTTAGCTTTTACTACTTTATTAAAAACAGGAAGTGAACAAAATATTGATGAGTTACTAAATCAAATTAATACTTATATGAATagtgataataatagttcatttaaaattcaaataatacaagaagtaaaaaatttatgttttatatatccaaataaatcaaaagtTATCTTAAActttttatcaaataatttaagaGATGACgaatcatataaatttaaatcaaCTATTATAGATACTATCATACTTATAATTACACAAATACCTAATTCAGAAGAAAATGCCATTTTACAATTATGTGAGTTTATAGAAGATTGTGAATATAATTCTTTACTTTTACGAGTTATaagatttttattattacatatacctaaaactaaaaaaccttcaaaatatattagatatatttataatagaTTAATATTAGAAAGCTCTACTATACGAGCAGATGGTATGTATGCTCTATTTTACATTGCTCTAAAATGccaaaataattcaaaagatattttattcttacTTAAGTGCTTACTAATAGATAGTGATGATGAGGTAAGGGACAGAACCAATCTCTTTTATCACATGCTCaaggaaaaaatacaaaaactCGATGAGGAAGTTGGAAAAGTAGAAAATGAACAGAATGAGGAAGTAAAGAACAAACAAGATCCCCTTGTaaatcaaattatttttgataacAACTACATAGatgtagaaaaaataattgctGGCATTTCAACCCATATGCAAAATCATTTAGAGTCCGAATTTGATCATGAACAAATTAAAGATGACGTATTATATACAACCGAATTAAGTAGAGAAGGATTAGGGTCATcccaaaatatttatttaaaaaaaaaatcatccTATTTTGAAATGCAAAATAATGCATCTAATATCCCCAAATTTGTTGAACATCTAACAGATCAATCATATATCGAAAATGTGTCACCACTtgtagaaaaatataatatgggttcattaaaattaataacaaAACATACACCTTTAACAGAAACAGAAGCAGAATATACagtttttgtaaaaaaatacatctatttaaattatattgttCTTGGATTTACTATTAATAATACACTAAATGATCAAATATTATCTGATGTTAATTTACAAATTAATtcttatgaaaaaaaatggactATCCTTGAAAAAactacaataaaaaatatatactataaTCAACCACAAAATCTATATATtctacttaaaaaaaatattcccTTCAATATTTCACTTGATTCTAATGATTCTACATCAGAACCAAACAATAATAGCCAAACACAACCTGACCAAATTCCACAAACAGATGAAAATGACGGATTTGATGTTAGTCAATCATTTCAATGCTCCTTACATTTCTAtgttaaagaaaatgaaatggATGATGGATACCCAGATTCATAttctattaataatatgaacatCCAAATAActgattttataaatgcATGTATTTTAAGAAATTCtgaatttaaattattatgggATAATATGAGTCAATATAATTCGGAATGTACAAGTAAATTTAGTTTAAACTTTGAAAACATACAAGCAGCTGTTACAggattattaaataatttaaatatgtctCCTTGTGATAATACTAATATTGTAGATCCAAATTCAAATACTCAtaatatgttattatatgctagatttttaaatcaaaCTAATGTTTTATGTATGACATCATTAATAATTTCACAACAATATGGCTGccttttgaaaattatttcaagATCTACAAATAAACATCTCTcagaatatttaataaaatcgcttgaataa
- a CDS encoding serine/threonine protein kinase, putative: protein MDYLDNKKSVKIVNNNNDSLKISEKLYKKNYVKNKKSDEVKIGSELSSHNDILQLPSILNNQIKIIKTNESCFKDYIVLNNLGKGTYAEVWKVKHKVTNEIFAAKLLQPNQFPKESFNRIVEMFTKEIINLSICQCPGVIKLHKVIGGKEGWILIQDYANDGTLWKENLSSNMSEAFLYFIQLLQGMWYIQDMNIVHRDLKPTNILRYSNKKIVIADFGWSEHIDSCNLHPNEWPGTLEINPPEVLRNTGPMTEKIDNYALGMNMILFISGRFVCRQKGVECSKVAQIILKTVHNLRYSKPPSRFRENLKAWDLFVKLTSSNPNERLSLQNVLDHPWVTEMLNNFSLQNSKFLWHEKIKTRWIYLLSNNWNFFKNISSISNSKINKTNDSKKDTNECVVKSLSTSKTTVITDIDTQKTGSDKKNASTIISENTTSSGKEKYSNSALKKDYEILYYIMKNNFKNKVNCCSVKRTDSITSKNAENKSEKKKKNTTKMDIINTTKQDENGKQNYDSSEDESEDEDTTPTHDEIKKKKKETLTNNHNDENVNKNLLKKKKPEQTIKNTNSSVYINDEDNLSKDNDSISSTGKTATTTTTITANNNNCVRRKKKNEEDTHATTNQGNITNDDQKNEDYNNILQKKKTYKYDKIVLNNEIKQRDYKNLFQLKSESKKGNPKISDQDENEKKIIKDTNNVKYNYCSSNEKINFLTNKSKIHDLKNNENINNIIKNNSGSLNYNNKTSNTTSHVNKNGKSENTSTNKIYSDNYPNFNDTKIPELFNADKKNETNKVKENNSNNFNCTFQKYKESKNTNFPKYFINEEVLDKINKISKINKLNNATKVSIINKGNKFTDESNDLTSDQEMAVNNTHAHAHKTPNLDNIQKVNKLKHKKDIFTKYCVKQVDLQNQSHKEDNENDQSHVKLCTNNYNHSGKTIKYI, encoded by the coding sequence ATGGATTATttagataataaaaaaagtgttAAGATAGTAAACAATAACAATGATAGTCTAAAAATATCGGAAAAgctttataaaaaaaattatgtaaagaataaaaaaagtgatgAAGTTAAAATCGGTTCTGAATTATCATCACACAATGACATATTACAATTGCCtagtatattaaataatcaaataaaaataataaaaacaaatgaaagCTGTTTTAAAgattatattgttttaaataatctAGGAAAAGGAACATATGCAGAAGTATGGAAAGTTAAACATAAAGTaacaaatgaaatatttgcAGCCAAGTTATTACAACCAAATCAATTTCCTAAAGAGTCCTTCAACAGAATTGTTGAAATGTTTactaaagaaataattaatttatctaTATGTCAATGTCCTGGTGTAATTAAATTACATAAAGTTATAGGAGGTAAAGAAGGATGGATACTTATACAAGATTATGCTAACGATGGTACATTATGGAAAGAAAATTTATCAAGTAATATGAGCGAagcatttttatattttattcaattATTACAAGGTATGTGGTATATACAAGATATGAATATTGTACATAGAGATCTAAAACCAACTAACATCTTAAGatatagtaataaaaaaattgtaatagCTGATTTTGGTTGGTCTGAACATATTGATTCATGTAATTTACATCCAAATGAATGGCCAGGAACATTAGAAATAAATCCTCCTGAAGTTTTAAGAAATACTGGACCTATGACagaaaaaattgataattATGCACTTGGAATGaatatgattttatttatatctggTAGATTTGTTTGTAGACAAAAAGGAGTAGAATGTTCTAAGGTTGcacaaattattttaaaaacagTTCATAATTTACGATATTCTAAACCACCTAGCAGATTTagagaaaatttaaaagcaTGGGATCTATTTGTTAAATTAACATCATCAAACCCCAATGAAAGATTAAGTTTACAAAATGTTTTAGATCATCCATGGGTTACTGAAatgttaaataattttagtTTGCAAAACTCCAAATTTTTATGgcatgaaaaaataaaaacacgatggatttatcttttatcaaataattggaatttttttaaaaatatctcATCTATTTcaaatagtaaaataaataaaacaaatgattcaaaaaaagataCTAACGAATGTGTTGTTAAATCACTTTCTACATCTAAAACAACTGTTATTACAGATATAGATACACAAAAAACGGGaagtgataaaaaaaatgcaagtACAATTATAAGTGAAAATACTACCAGCTCaggaaaagaaaaatattctaaTTCTGCTCTCAAAAAAGATTatgaaattttatattacataatgaaaaataattttaaaaataaagttaaCTGTTGTTCTGTAAAACGAACTGATTCTATTACTAGTAAAAATGCTGAAAATAaatctgaaaaaaaaaaaaaaaatacaacaaaaatggatataattaatactACCAAACAAGATGAAAACGGTAAGCAAAACTATGATTCTTCAGAAGATGAAAGTGAAGATGAAGATACTACACCAACTCATGAcgagataaaaaaaaaaaaaaaagaaacacTTACAAATAATcataatgatgaaaatgttaataagaacttattaaaaaagaaaaagccTGAACAaaccataaaaaatacaaattcgTCTGtctatataaatgatgaaGATAACTTAAGTAAAGATAATGATAGCATAAGTAGTACCGGAAAAACTGCCACTACTACCACTACCATTACagctaataataataactgtgttagaagaaaaaaaaaaaatgaagaagataCACATGCCACCACAAATCAAGGAAACATCACTAATGACGACCAAAAAAATGAggattataataatattttacaaaaaaaaaaaacatacaaatatgataaaattgttttaaataatgaaattaaacaacgtgattataaaaatttatttcaattaaaaagtgaatcaaaaaaaggaaatccTAAAATTAGTGATcaagatgaaaatgaaaaaaaaataataaaagacactaataatgtaaaatataactATTGTAGtagtaatgaaaaaataaattttttgacaaataaaagtaaaattcatgatttaaaaaataatgaaaatattaataatataataaaaaacaattcaGGTTCcctaaattataataataaaactagTAACACAACTAGccatgttaataaaaatggaaaaagtgaaaatacGTCtactaataaaatatattcagaTAATTACCcaaattttaatgataCAAAAATTCCTGAACTATTTAATgcagataaaaaaaatgaaactaataaagtaaaagaaaataattccaataattttaattgcACTTTTCAAAAATACAAAGAATCCAAAAATACCAACTTCcctaaatattttataaatgaagaagtattagataaaattaataaaattagtaaaattaataagttAAATAATGCAACAAAAGTtagtataataaataaaggaaataaatttacaGATGAAAGTAATGACTTAACATCAGATCAAGAAATGGCTGTGAATAATACACATGCACATGCACATAAAACTCCTAACTTAGACAATATACAAAAggttaataaattaaaacacaaaaaagatatatttacaaaatattgtGTAAAACAAGTAGATTTACAAAATCAATCCCATAAAGAAGACAACGAAAATGATCAAAGCCATGTCAAACTATGCACTAACAATTATAATCACTCAGGaaaaacaattaaatatatttaa
- a CDS encoding ras-related protein Rab-6, putative, which produces MNFKIETIHNYDYILAIATYIIYHTIPQHPLYIWNSFSFFLSDSGLNKYKLVFLGEQAVGKTSIITRFMYDTFDNNYQSTIGIDFLSKTLYLDEGPVRLQLWDTAGQERFRSLIPSYIRDSAAAIVVYDITNRQSFENTTKWIQDILNERGKDVIIVLVGNKTDLADLRKVTYEEGMQKAQEYNTMFHETSAKAGHNIKVLFKKIAAKLPNLENNNNNEANVVDIQLTNDMTNDKNMLSKCLC; this is translated from the exons ATGAATTTCAAA ATTGAGACAATCCACAATTATGATTATATACTAGCCATTGCTACatacattatatatcaCACTATACCTCAACATCCTTTATACATTTGGAAttccttttcatttttcctCTCAGATTCGGGactaaataaatacaaactCGTTTTTTTGGGAGAA CAAGCGGTTGGCAAAACATCCATAATTACAAGGTTCATGTATGACACATTTGACAATAACTACCAA tCTACAATAGGTATCGATTTTTTGAGTAAAACATTATATCTTGATGAAGGACCAGTGCGACTACAACTTTGGGACACAGCCGGACAAGAAAGGTTTAGAAGTTTAATACCAAGTTATATTAGAGATTCGGCTGCTGCTATTGTTGTATATGATATCACGAATAGACAATCATTTGAAAATACAACAAAATGGATACaagatattttaaatgaaagAGGAAAAGATGTTATAATTGTTTTAGTTGGAAATAAAACAGATTTAGCTGATCTTAGAAAAGTTACATATGAAGAAGGTATGCAAAAAGCACAAGAATATAATACTATGTTTCATGAAACAAGCGCTAAAGCTGGTCATAACATAAaagtattatttaaaaaaattgcagCAAAATTGCcaaatttagaaaataataataacaatgaaGCTAATGTTGTTGATATACAATTAACTAATGATATGactaatgataaaaatatgttaagTAAGTGTTTGTGTTGA
- a CDS encoding cysteine-rich PDZ-binding protein, putative, translated as MPCEKCEKKLKKLATPDVKNSSNRSTGTNKLLEYRHAKQKFNPKSRKCKKCNSQLHQDGKYCSVCSYKLGKCQLCGRTIADVSSSNMSII; from the exons atgccTTGCGAAAAATGCGAAAAGAAACTTAAAAAGTTGGCAACCCCTGATGTCAAAAATA GCTCGAATAGATCAACTGGCACTAACAAACTGTTGGAATACCGCCATGCCAAACAAAa GTTTAATCCAAAAAGTcgaaaatgtaaaaagtGTAACAGCCAACTTCATCAAGATGGCAAATATTGTTCAGTCTg TTCTTACAAATTAGGTAAATGCCAGTTGTGTGGCAGAACAATAGCCGATGTTTCCTCAAGTAATATGTCAATAATATAG
- a CDS encoding SUMO-activating enzyme subunit 1, putative produces the protein MENSVEYEKEKIYDRQLRLWGVKAQNRMLKSNVLIVGLSGINIEICKNLILSGINITIIDDNVINDEMIESIFFLNDEDINKDLCLPIFKELKSINQLINIKGYIGRIDISNNSVVIDKELIYKKNEGSDDEVVATEVKEKGFSIDEYISNYTCVCISCEDYPLHELINLNELCHKKNIGFFSPMCNGKFAFLFSDFGKHVIEELYYKKKDQNNSEKNNGLNLKDEEKKKENESIEIEYCKLSHFFNVPFENFDKKTNKIIYHMFALILFEKSQKLGKNDKEINHEEFHNFCKKYTFLKNDWITEIAKMYKVSFSPSCSIMGGVTSQEIRKFVSKQHESVPNFCVFDMNQNVVCASMIS, from the coding sequence atggaaAATTCAGTAGAGTATGAAAAGGAAAAGATTTATGATCGACAGTTGAGACTGTGGGGAGTTAAAGCTCAAAATCGAATGCTAAAATCAAATGTTTTGATTGTTGGACTAAGTGGTATAAATATTGAgatatgtaaaaatttaattttaagtGGAATTAATATAACGATTATTGATGATAATGTtataaatgatgaaatGATAGaaagcattttttttttgaatgatgaagatataaataaggaTTTATGTTTACCAATTTTTAAAGAACTAAAAAGTATAAACCagttaataaatattaaaggaTATATTGGGCGTATAGATATTTCAAACAACAGTGTGGTTATTGACAAGGAattgatatataaaaaaaatgaagggTCAGATGATGAGGTAGTAGCTACTGAAGTAAAGGAAAAAGGTTTTAGTATAGATGAGTACATTTCTAATTATACATGTGTGTGTATTTCATGCGAAGATTATCCATTACatgaattaattaatttaaatgaattgTGCCATAAAAAGAATATCGGTTTTTTTTCCCCAATGTGCAACGGAAAAtttgcttttttattttccgaTTTTGGTAAGCATGTTATTGaagaattatattataaaaaaaaagatcaaaataatagcgaaaaaaataacggACTTAATTTGAAGGATgaggaaaaaaagaaggaaAATGAAAGTATTGAAATAGAATATTGCAAATTatcccatttttttaatgtaccttttgaaaattttgataaaaaaacaaataaaataatttaccaTATGTTTGCATTAATACTATTTGAAAAATCCCAAAAACTtggaaaaaatgataaagaaataaatcatgaagaatttcataatttttgtaaaaaatacacattTCTTAAGAATGATTGGATAACGGAAATTgcaaaaatgtataaagtTTCCTTTTCCCCATCCTGTTCAATTATGGGAGGTGTTACATCCCAAGAAATTCGGAAATTTGTTTCAAAACAACATGAGTCCGTACCAAATTTTTGTGTTTTTGACATGAACCAAAATGTAGTATGTGCATCCATGATTTCATGA